A single genomic interval of Lepidochelys kempii isolate rLepKem1 chromosome 13, rLepKem1.hap2, whole genome shotgun sequence harbors:
- the ADNP gene encoding activity-dependent neuroprotector homeobox protein isoform X2 encodes MSLRHPSTINFGETMFQLPVNNLGSLRKARKTVKKILSDIGLEYCKEHIEDFKQFEPNDFYLKNTTWEDVGLWDPSLTKNQDYRTKPFCCSACPFSSKFFSAYKSHFRNVHSEDFENRILLNCPYCTFNADKKTLETHIKIFHAPNANTPSGGISTFKDKNKHDSLKPKQADSVEQAVYYCKKCTYRDPLYEIVRKHIYREHFQHVAAPYVAKAGEKSLNGAVPLSSSTREEGSIHCKRCLFMPKSYEALVQHVIEDHERIGYQVTAMIGHTNVVVPRSKPLMLIAPKPQDKKPMGLPQRMGPLSPGNVRSLPSQQMMNRLTIPKPTLNSAGVNMMSNVHLQQNNYGVKSVPPSYVGQPGGRLNLSGNAPVSIPQQSQTMKQFSPSGNGRPYTLGGEQRSQTPARYSLQSANSSSLSSAQLKQTSLSQSQAASRVLGQSGSKPPVAATGPSAVNTSSTQKWKICTICNELFPENVYSVHFEKEHKAEKVPAVANYIMKIHNFTSKCLYCNRYLPTDTLLNHMLIHGLSCPYCRSTFNDVEKMAAHMRMVHVDEEMGPKTDSTLTFDLTLQQGSHTNIHLLVTTYNLRDAPAESVAYHAQNTPPVPPKPQPKIQEKADIPVKSSPQAAVPYKKDVGKTLCPLCFSILKGPISDALAHHLRERHQVIQTVHPVEKKLTYKCIHCLGVYTSNMTASTITLHLVHCRGVGKTQNGQDKANAPSRLNQSPAVAPVKRTYEHMEFSLMKKRKMDDDDSPSAFEEKPEEPVVLALDPKGHEDDSYEARKTFLTKYFNKQPYPSRREIEKLAASLWLWKSDIASHFSNKRKKCVRDCEKYKPGVLLGFNMKELNKVKHEMDFDAEWLFENHDEKNSRVNASKTVDKKINLEKDEESSSDSYENIEEESNESNSPFGQPISDVGRKTSIDSIIENPEDSISKETADENPLQSPEKSDQKQEEGSKYEEIHSAKEPIKLVGDASDSEGDQEDQDDAAEWKDGASQSESGPGSQQVSDFEDNTSEVKPEVWTDESSQSEDAGSSKPAAEIKGVASESDEEQSKWKTSSYGKVEEFWSKDQSQWKNASEIEESLSNQQMEWQNSTIDSEDGDQFDNVTDGVAEPMHSSLTGVELSSQQA; translated from the exons ATGAGTCTGAGACACCCAAGCACCATTAATTTTGGAG AAACTATGTTCCAACTTCCTGTCAACAACCTTGGCAGTTTAAGAAAAGCCCGGaaaactgtgaaaaaaatacttagtGATATTGGTTTGGAATACTGTAAAGAACATATAGAA GATTTTAAGCAGTTTGAACCTAATGACTTTTATTTGAAAAACACTACATGGGAAGATGTAGGATTGTGGGATCCCTCGCTTACAAAAAATCAG gACTATCGGACAAAACCCTTTTGCTGCAGTGCATGTCCATTTTCGTCGAAGTTCTTTTCAGCCTATAAAAGTCACTTCCGGAATGTTCATAGTGAAgattttgaaaataggattcttcTTAATTGTCCCTACTGTACTTTCAATGCAGACAAAAAGACTTTGGAAACgcacattaaaatatttcatgctCCAAATGCCAATACACCGAGTGGAGGCATCAGCACTTTTAAAGATAAAAACAAACATGATAGCCTTAAACCTAAGCAGGCTGACAGTGTAGAACAAGCTGTTTATTATTGTAAGAAGTGCACTTACCGAGATCCTCTATATGAAATAGTTAGAAAGCACATTTACAGGGAACATTTTCAGCATGTTGCTGCACCTTACGTAGCAAAGGCAGGTGAAAAGTCACTCAACGGTGCAGTTCCCTTAAGTTCCAGTACCCGAGAGGAGGGTAGTATTCACTGCAAACGATGCCTTTTTATGCCGAAGTCATATGAAGCTTTAGTACAGCATGTTATTGAAGACCATGAACGTATAGGATATCAGGTTACAGCAATGATAGGGCACACTAATGTAGTGGTTCCAAGATCCAAACCTTTGATGCTAATAGCTCCCAAACCACAGGATAAAAAGCCTATGGGACTGCCTCAAAGGATGGGTCCCCTTTCCCCTGGGAATGTCCGATCTCTTCCATCACAGCAGATGATGAATCGACTTACTATACCAAAGCCTACATTAAATTCCGCAGGAGTGAATATGATGTCAAATGTTCACCTACAACAGAACAATTATGGAGTCAAATCAGTACCACCAAGTTACGTTGGACAGCCGGGGGGAAGGCTAAACTTAAGTGGTAATGCACCAGTTTCTATTCCACAACAGTCTCAAACAATGAAACAGTTTTCACCTAGTGGAAATGGAAGGCCTTATACCCTTGGAGGGGAGCAGAGATCTCAGACTCCAGCAAGGTACTCTCTTCAGTCTGCCAATTCATCTTCTCTTTCATCAGCCCAGTTGAAACAAACGTCATTATCTCAGTCTCAGGCAGCATCAAGAGTATTAGGTCAGTCTGGCTCAAAGCCTCCTGTGGCTGCTACAGGTCCTTCTGCTGTCAATACTTCATCGacacaaaaatggaaaatttgtaCAATCTGTAATGAGCTGTTTCCTGAAAacgtgtacagtgttcactttgaAAAGGAGCACAAGGCTGAAAAGGTGCCTGCAGTAGCTAACTATATAATGAAAATACACAATTTCACTAGCAAATGTTTATACTGTAATCGCTATTTACCCACTGATACGTTGCTTAATCATATGTTAATCCATGGACTGTCTTGTCCATACTGCCGTTCAACTTTCAATGATGTTGAAAAGATGGCTGCTCATATGCGAATGGTTCATGTTGATGAAGAAATGGGACCTAAAACTGATTCCACTTTAACCTTTGATTTGACATTGCAGCAGGGTAGTCACACTAATATACATCTACTTGTAACCACCTACAATCTGAGAGATGCCCCTGCTGAATCTGTAGCTTATCATGCTCAGAATACTCCTCCTGTTCCTCCAAAACCACAGCCGAAAATCCAGGAGAAGGCAGATATACCTGTGAAAAGTTCTCCTCAAGCAGCAGTCCCCTACAAAAAAGATGTGGGTAAAACACTCTGCCCTCTCTGCTTTTCAATCCTAAAAGGACCTATATCTGATGCACTCGCACATCACTTAAGGGAGAGGCATCAAGTTATTCAAACAGTTCATCCAGTTGAGAAAAAGCTAACATATAAATGCATTCATTGTCTTGGTGTGTATACCAGTAATATGACTGCTTCAACTATAACGCTACACCTTGTTCATTGCAGAGGGGTTGGGAAGACCCAAAATGGCCAAGACAAAGCTAATGCGCCATCTCGACTAAATCAGTCTCCAGCTGTAGCACCTGTGAAACGTACTTATGAACACATGGAATTCTCTctgatgaagaaaagaaaaatggatgATGATGACTCACCATCTGCCTTTGAAGAGAAGCCTGAAGAACCTGTAGTTTTAGCTTTAGACCCTAAAGGTCATGAAGATGATTCTTATGAAGCCAGAAAAACATTTcttacaaaatatttcaataagcAACCGTATCCCAGTAGGAGAGAAATTGAAAAGTTGGCTGCCAGTTTATGGCTATGGAAATCAGATATTGCTTCACATTTTAgcaacaaaagaaagaaatgtgtTAGAGATTGTGAAAAGTACAAGCCTGGTGTGCTACTTGGTTTTAACATGAAAGAATTAAACAAAGTTAAACACGAAATGGATTTTGATGCTGAATGGCTGTTTGAAAATCATGATGAAAAGAATTCCAGAGTCAATGCTAGTAAAACTGttgataaaaaaataaacctaGAAAAAGATGAGGAAAGTTCTTCAGACAGTTACGAAAATATAGAAGAGGAATCTAATGAAAGCAATAGTCCATTTGGTCAACCAATTTCAGATGTTGGTCGTAAAACCTCTATTGATAGCATAATAGAGAATCCTGAAGACAGCATATCCAAGGAGACAGCTGATGAAAATCCCTTACAGTCTCCAGAGAAATCAGACCAAAAACAGGAGGAAGGCTCAAAATATGAAGAGATTCACTCTGCCAAGGAACCAATTAAACTGGTAGGTGATGCCTCAGATAGTGAAGGTGATCAAGAAGATCAAGATGATGCTGCTGAATGGAAAGATGGAGCTTCGCAGTCTGAAAGTGGACCTGGCTCTCAGCAAGTTTCTGACTTTGAAGACAATACATCAGAGGTGAAACCAGAAGTTTGGACAGATGAATCATCCCAGAGTGAAGATGCTGGTAGTAGTAAACCAGCTGCAGAAATAAAAGGGGTTGCATCTGAAAGTGATGAGGAGCAATCAAAATGGAAGACTAGTTCCTATGGAAAAGTAGAAGAGTTTTGGTCTAAGGACCAGTCACAATGGAAAAATGCATCAGAAATTGAGGAGAGTTTGTCAAATCAGCAGATGGAATGGCAGAATAGCACAATTGACAGCGAAGATGGAGATCAGTTTGACAATGTGACTGATGGTGTAGCAGAACCAATGCATAGCAGCTTAACTGGTGTAGAGTTGAGTAGCCAGCAAGCATAA
- the ADNP gene encoding activity-dependent neuroprotector homeobox protein isoform X1, whose translation MSLRHPSTINFGGVVVEQDGTLHETNSVHGLHLHIKETMFQLPVNNLGSLRKARKTVKKILSDIGLEYCKEHIEDFKQFEPNDFYLKNTTWEDVGLWDPSLTKNQDYRTKPFCCSACPFSSKFFSAYKSHFRNVHSEDFENRILLNCPYCTFNADKKTLETHIKIFHAPNANTPSGGISTFKDKNKHDSLKPKQADSVEQAVYYCKKCTYRDPLYEIVRKHIYREHFQHVAAPYVAKAGEKSLNGAVPLSSSTREEGSIHCKRCLFMPKSYEALVQHVIEDHERIGYQVTAMIGHTNVVVPRSKPLMLIAPKPQDKKPMGLPQRMGPLSPGNVRSLPSQQMMNRLTIPKPTLNSAGVNMMSNVHLQQNNYGVKSVPPSYVGQPGGRLNLSGNAPVSIPQQSQTMKQFSPSGNGRPYTLGGEQRSQTPARYSLQSANSSSLSSAQLKQTSLSQSQAASRVLGQSGSKPPVAATGPSAVNTSSTQKWKICTICNELFPENVYSVHFEKEHKAEKVPAVANYIMKIHNFTSKCLYCNRYLPTDTLLNHMLIHGLSCPYCRSTFNDVEKMAAHMRMVHVDEEMGPKTDSTLTFDLTLQQGSHTNIHLLVTTYNLRDAPAESVAYHAQNTPPVPPKPQPKIQEKADIPVKSSPQAAVPYKKDVGKTLCPLCFSILKGPISDALAHHLRERHQVIQTVHPVEKKLTYKCIHCLGVYTSNMTASTITLHLVHCRGVGKTQNGQDKANAPSRLNQSPAVAPVKRTYEHMEFSLMKKRKMDDDDSPSAFEEKPEEPVVLALDPKGHEDDSYEARKTFLTKYFNKQPYPSRREIEKLAASLWLWKSDIASHFSNKRKKCVRDCEKYKPGVLLGFNMKELNKVKHEMDFDAEWLFENHDEKNSRVNASKTVDKKINLEKDEESSSDSYENIEEESNESNSPFGQPISDVGRKTSIDSIIENPEDSISKETADENPLQSPEKSDQKQEEGSKYEEIHSAKEPIKLVGDASDSEGDQEDQDDAAEWKDGASQSESGPGSQQVSDFEDNTSEVKPEVWTDESSQSEDAGSSKPAAEIKGVASESDEEQSKWKTSSYGKVEEFWSKDQSQWKNASEIEESLSNQQMEWQNSTIDSEDGDQFDNVTDGVAEPMHSSLTGVELSSQQA comes from the exons ATGAGTCTGAGACACCCAAGCACCATTAATTTTGGAG GAGTGGTTGTGGAACAAGATGGAACATTGCATGAAACAAATAGTGTCCATGGGCTGCACCTCCATATTAAAG AAACTATGTTCCAACTTCCTGTCAACAACCTTGGCAGTTTAAGAAAAGCCCGGaaaactgtgaaaaaaatacttagtGATATTGGTTTGGAATACTGTAAAGAACATATAGAA GATTTTAAGCAGTTTGAACCTAATGACTTTTATTTGAAAAACACTACATGGGAAGATGTAGGATTGTGGGATCCCTCGCTTACAAAAAATCAG gACTATCGGACAAAACCCTTTTGCTGCAGTGCATGTCCATTTTCGTCGAAGTTCTTTTCAGCCTATAAAAGTCACTTCCGGAATGTTCATAGTGAAgattttgaaaataggattcttcTTAATTGTCCCTACTGTACTTTCAATGCAGACAAAAAGACTTTGGAAACgcacattaaaatatttcatgctCCAAATGCCAATACACCGAGTGGAGGCATCAGCACTTTTAAAGATAAAAACAAACATGATAGCCTTAAACCTAAGCAGGCTGACAGTGTAGAACAAGCTGTTTATTATTGTAAGAAGTGCACTTACCGAGATCCTCTATATGAAATAGTTAGAAAGCACATTTACAGGGAACATTTTCAGCATGTTGCTGCACCTTACGTAGCAAAGGCAGGTGAAAAGTCACTCAACGGTGCAGTTCCCTTAAGTTCCAGTACCCGAGAGGAGGGTAGTATTCACTGCAAACGATGCCTTTTTATGCCGAAGTCATATGAAGCTTTAGTACAGCATGTTATTGAAGACCATGAACGTATAGGATATCAGGTTACAGCAATGATAGGGCACACTAATGTAGTGGTTCCAAGATCCAAACCTTTGATGCTAATAGCTCCCAAACCACAGGATAAAAAGCCTATGGGACTGCCTCAAAGGATGGGTCCCCTTTCCCCTGGGAATGTCCGATCTCTTCCATCACAGCAGATGATGAATCGACTTACTATACCAAAGCCTACATTAAATTCCGCAGGAGTGAATATGATGTCAAATGTTCACCTACAACAGAACAATTATGGAGTCAAATCAGTACCACCAAGTTACGTTGGACAGCCGGGGGGAAGGCTAAACTTAAGTGGTAATGCACCAGTTTCTATTCCACAACAGTCTCAAACAATGAAACAGTTTTCACCTAGTGGAAATGGAAGGCCTTATACCCTTGGAGGGGAGCAGAGATCTCAGACTCCAGCAAGGTACTCTCTTCAGTCTGCCAATTCATCTTCTCTTTCATCAGCCCAGTTGAAACAAACGTCATTATCTCAGTCTCAGGCAGCATCAAGAGTATTAGGTCAGTCTGGCTCAAAGCCTCCTGTGGCTGCTACAGGTCCTTCTGCTGTCAATACTTCATCGacacaaaaatggaaaatttgtaCAATCTGTAATGAGCTGTTTCCTGAAAacgtgtacagtgttcactttgaAAAGGAGCACAAGGCTGAAAAGGTGCCTGCAGTAGCTAACTATATAATGAAAATACACAATTTCACTAGCAAATGTTTATACTGTAATCGCTATTTACCCACTGATACGTTGCTTAATCATATGTTAATCCATGGACTGTCTTGTCCATACTGCCGTTCAACTTTCAATGATGTTGAAAAGATGGCTGCTCATATGCGAATGGTTCATGTTGATGAAGAAATGGGACCTAAAACTGATTCCACTTTAACCTTTGATTTGACATTGCAGCAGGGTAGTCACACTAATATACATCTACTTGTAACCACCTACAATCTGAGAGATGCCCCTGCTGAATCTGTAGCTTATCATGCTCAGAATACTCCTCCTGTTCCTCCAAAACCACAGCCGAAAATCCAGGAGAAGGCAGATATACCTGTGAAAAGTTCTCCTCAAGCAGCAGTCCCCTACAAAAAAGATGTGGGTAAAACACTCTGCCCTCTCTGCTTTTCAATCCTAAAAGGACCTATATCTGATGCACTCGCACATCACTTAAGGGAGAGGCATCAAGTTATTCAAACAGTTCATCCAGTTGAGAAAAAGCTAACATATAAATGCATTCATTGTCTTGGTGTGTATACCAGTAATATGACTGCTTCAACTATAACGCTACACCTTGTTCATTGCAGAGGGGTTGGGAAGACCCAAAATGGCCAAGACAAAGCTAATGCGCCATCTCGACTAAATCAGTCTCCAGCTGTAGCACCTGTGAAACGTACTTATGAACACATGGAATTCTCTctgatgaagaaaagaaaaatggatgATGATGACTCACCATCTGCCTTTGAAGAGAAGCCTGAAGAACCTGTAGTTTTAGCTTTAGACCCTAAAGGTCATGAAGATGATTCTTATGAAGCCAGAAAAACATTTcttacaaaatatttcaataagcAACCGTATCCCAGTAGGAGAGAAATTGAAAAGTTGGCTGCCAGTTTATGGCTATGGAAATCAGATATTGCTTCACATTTTAgcaacaaaagaaagaaatgtgtTAGAGATTGTGAAAAGTACAAGCCTGGTGTGCTACTTGGTTTTAACATGAAAGAATTAAACAAAGTTAAACACGAAATGGATTTTGATGCTGAATGGCTGTTTGAAAATCATGATGAAAAGAATTCCAGAGTCAATGCTAGTAAAACTGttgataaaaaaataaacctaGAAAAAGATGAGGAAAGTTCTTCAGACAGTTACGAAAATATAGAAGAGGAATCTAATGAAAGCAATAGTCCATTTGGTCAACCAATTTCAGATGTTGGTCGTAAAACCTCTATTGATAGCATAATAGAGAATCCTGAAGACAGCATATCCAAGGAGACAGCTGATGAAAATCCCTTACAGTCTCCAGAGAAATCAGACCAAAAACAGGAGGAAGGCTCAAAATATGAAGAGATTCACTCTGCCAAGGAACCAATTAAACTGGTAGGTGATGCCTCAGATAGTGAAGGTGATCAAGAAGATCAAGATGATGCTGCTGAATGGAAAGATGGAGCTTCGCAGTCTGAAAGTGGACCTGGCTCTCAGCAAGTTTCTGACTTTGAAGACAATACATCAGAGGTGAAACCAGAAGTTTGGACAGATGAATCATCCCAGAGTGAAGATGCTGGTAGTAGTAAACCAGCTGCAGAAATAAAAGGGGTTGCATCTGAAAGTGATGAGGAGCAATCAAAATGGAAGACTAGTTCCTATGGAAAAGTAGAAGAGTTTTGGTCTAAGGACCAGTCACAATGGAAAAATGCATCAGAAATTGAGGAGAGTTTGTCAAATCAGCAGATGGAATGGCAGAATAGCACAATTGACAGCGAAGATGGAGATCAGTTTGACAATGTGACTGATGGTGTAGCAGAACCAATGCATAGCAGCTTAACTGGTGTAGAGTTGAGTAGCCAGCAAGCATAA
- the ADNP gene encoding activity-dependent neuroprotector homeobox protein isoform X3 — translation MFQLPVNNLGSLRKARKTVKKILSDIGLEYCKEHIEDFKQFEPNDFYLKNTTWEDVGLWDPSLTKNQDYRTKPFCCSACPFSSKFFSAYKSHFRNVHSEDFENRILLNCPYCTFNADKKTLETHIKIFHAPNANTPSGGISTFKDKNKHDSLKPKQADSVEQAVYYCKKCTYRDPLYEIVRKHIYREHFQHVAAPYVAKAGEKSLNGAVPLSSSTREEGSIHCKRCLFMPKSYEALVQHVIEDHERIGYQVTAMIGHTNVVVPRSKPLMLIAPKPQDKKPMGLPQRMGPLSPGNVRSLPSQQMMNRLTIPKPTLNSAGVNMMSNVHLQQNNYGVKSVPPSYVGQPGGRLNLSGNAPVSIPQQSQTMKQFSPSGNGRPYTLGGEQRSQTPARYSLQSANSSSLSSAQLKQTSLSQSQAASRVLGQSGSKPPVAATGPSAVNTSSTQKWKICTICNELFPENVYSVHFEKEHKAEKVPAVANYIMKIHNFTSKCLYCNRYLPTDTLLNHMLIHGLSCPYCRSTFNDVEKMAAHMRMVHVDEEMGPKTDSTLTFDLTLQQGSHTNIHLLVTTYNLRDAPAESVAYHAQNTPPVPPKPQPKIQEKADIPVKSSPQAAVPYKKDVGKTLCPLCFSILKGPISDALAHHLRERHQVIQTVHPVEKKLTYKCIHCLGVYTSNMTASTITLHLVHCRGVGKTQNGQDKANAPSRLNQSPAVAPVKRTYEHMEFSLMKKRKMDDDDSPSAFEEKPEEPVVLALDPKGHEDDSYEARKTFLTKYFNKQPYPSRREIEKLAASLWLWKSDIASHFSNKRKKCVRDCEKYKPGVLLGFNMKELNKVKHEMDFDAEWLFENHDEKNSRVNASKTVDKKINLEKDEESSSDSYENIEEESNESNSPFGQPISDVGRKTSIDSIIENPEDSISKETADENPLQSPEKSDQKQEEGSKYEEIHSAKEPIKLVGDASDSEGDQEDQDDAAEWKDGASQSESGPGSQQVSDFEDNTSEVKPEVWTDESSQSEDAGSSKPAAEIKGVASESDEEQSKWKTSSYGKVEEFWSKDQSQWKNASEIEESLSNQQMEWQNSTIDSEDGDQFDNVTDGVAEPMHSSLTGVELSSQQA, via the exons ATGTTCCAACTTCCTGTCAACAACCTTGGCAGTTTAAGAAAAGCCCGGaaaactgtgaaaaaaatacttagtGATATTGGTTTGGAATACTGTAAAGAACATATAGAA GATTTTAAGCAGTTTGAACCTAATGACTTTTATTTGAAAAACACTACATGGGAAGATGTAGGATTGTGGGATCCCTCGCTTACAAAAAATCAG gACTATCGGACAAAACCCTTTTGCTGCAGTGCATGTCCATTTTCGTCGAAGTTCTTTTCAGCCTATAAAAGTCACTTCCGGAATGTTCATAGTGAAgattttgaaaataggattcttcTTAATTGTCCCTACTGTACTTTCAATGCAGACAAAAAGACTTTGGAAACgcacattaaaatatttcatgctCCAAATGCCAATACACCGAGTGGAGGCATCAGCACTTTTAAAGATAAAAACAAACATGATAGCCTTAAACCTAAGCAGGCTGACAGTGTAGAACAAGCTGTTTATTATTGTAAGAAGTGCACTTACCGAGATCCTCTATATGAAATAGTTAGAAAGCACATTTACAGGGAACATTTTCAGCATGTTGCTGCACCTTACGTAGCAAAGGCAGGTGAAAAGTCACTCAACGGTGCAGTTCCCTTAAGTTCCAGTACCCGAGAGGAGGGTAGTATTCACTGCAAACGATGCCTTTTTATGCCGAAGTCATATGAAGCTTTAGTACAGCATGTTATTGAAGACCATGAACGTATAGGATATCAGGTTACAGCAATGATAGGGCACACTAATGTAGTGGTTCCAAGATCCAAACCTTTGATGCTAATAGCTCCCAAACCACAGGATAAAAAGCCTATGGGACTGCCTCAAAGGATGGGTCCCCTTTCCCCTGGGAATGTCCGATCTCTTCCATCACAGCAGATGATGAATCGACTTACTATACCAAAGCCTACATTAAATTCCGCAGGAGTGAATATGATGTCAAATGTTCACCTACAACAGAACAATTATGGAGTCAAATCAGTACCACCAAGTTACGTTGGACAGCCGGGGGGAAGGCTAAACTTAAGTGGTAATGCACCAGTTTCTATTCCACAACAGTCTCAAACAATGAAACAGTTTTCACCTAGTGGAAATGGAAGGCCTTATACCCTTGGAGGGGAGCAGAGATCTCAGACTCCAGCAAGGTACTCTCTTCAGTCTGCCAATTCATCTTCTCTTTCATCAGCCCAGTTGAAACAAACGTCATTATCTCAGTCTCAGGCAGCATCAAGAGTATTAGGTCAGTCTGGCTCAAAGCCTCCTGTGGCTGCTACAGGTCCTTCTGCTGTCAATACTTCATCGacacaaaaatggaaaatttgtaCAATCTGTAATGAGCTGTTTCCTGAAAacgtgtacagtgttcactttgaAAAGGAGCACAAGGCTGAAAAGGTGCCTGCAGTAGCTAACTATATAATGAAAATACACAATTTCACTAGCAAATGTTTATACTGTAATCGCTATTTACCCACTGATACGTTGCTTAATCATATGTTAATCCATGGACTGTCTTGTCCATACTGCCGTTCAACTTTCAATGATGTTGAAAAGATGGCTGCTCATATGCGAATGGTTCATGTTGATGAAGAAATGGGACCTAAAACTGATTCCACTTTAACCTTTGATTTGACATTGCAGCAGGGTAGTCACACTAATATACATCTACTTGTAACCACCTACAATCTGAGAGATGCCCCTGCTGAATCTGTAGCTTATCATGCTCAGAATACTCCTCCTGTTCCTCCAAAACCACAGCCGAAAATCCAGGAGAAGGCAGATATACCTGTGAAAAGTTCTCCTCAAGCAGCAGTCCCCTACAAAAAAGATGTGGGTAAAACACTCTGCCCTCTCTGCTTTTCAATCCTAAAAGGACCTATATCTGATGCACTCGCACATCACTTAAGGGAGAGGCATCAAGTTATTCAAACAGTTCATCCAGTTGAGAAAAAGCTAACATATAAATGCATTCATTGTCTTGGTGTGTATACCAGTAATATGACTGCTTCAACTATAACGCTACACCTTGTTCATTGCAGAGGGGTTGGGAAGACCCAAAATGGCCAAGACAAAGCTAATGCGCCATCTCGACTAAATCAGTCTCCAGCTGTAGCACCTGTGAAACGTACTTATGAACACATGGAATTCTCTctgatgaagaaaagaaaaatggatgATGATGACTCACCATCTGCCTTTGAAGAGAAGCCTGAAGAACCTGTAGTTTTAGCTTTAGACCCTAAAGGTCATGAAGATGATTCTTATGAAGCCAGAAAAACATTTcttacaaaatatttcaataagcAACCGTATCCCAGTAGGAGAGAAATTGAAAAGTTGGCTGCCAGTTTATGGCTATGGAAATCAGATATTGCTTCACATTTTAgcaacaaaagaaagaaatgtgtTAGAGATTGTGAAAAGTACAAGCCTGGTGTGCTACTTGGTTTTAACATGAAAGAATTAAACAAAGTTAAACACGAAATGGATTTTGATGCTGAATGGCTGTTTGAAAATCATGATGAAAAGAATTCCAGAGTCAATGCTAGTAAAACTGttgataaaaaaataaacctaGAAAAAGATGAGGAAAGTTCTTCAGACAGTTACGAAAATATAGAAGAGGAATCTAATGAAAGCAATAGTCCATTTGGTCAACCAATTTCAGATGTTGGTCGTAAAACCTCTATTGATAGCATAATAGAGAATCCTGAAGACAGCATATCCAAGGAGACAGCTGATGAAAATCCCTTACAGTCTCCAGAGAAATCAGACCAAAAACAGGAGGAAGGCTCAAAATATGAAGAGATTCACTCTGCCAAGGAACCAATTAAACTGGTAGGTGATGCCTCAGATAGTGAAGGTGATCAAGAAGATCAAGATGATGCTGCTGAATGGAAAGATGGAGCTTCGCAGTCTGAAAGTGGACCTGGCTCTCAGCAAGTTTCTGACTTTGAAGACAATACATCAGAGGTGAAACCAGAAGTTTGGACAGATGAATCATCCCAGAGTGAAGATGCTGGTAGTAGTAAACCAGCTGCAGAAATAAAAGGGGTTGCATCTGAAAGTGATGAGGAGCAATCAAAATGGAAGACTAGTTCCTATGGAAAAGTAGAAGAGTTTTGGTCTAAGGACCAGTCACAATGGAAAAATGCATCAGAAATTGAGGAGAGTTTGTCAAATCAGCAGATGGAATGGCAGAATAGCACAATTGACAGCGAAGATGGAGATCAGTTTGACAATGTGACTGATGGTGTAGCAGAACCAATGCATAGCAGCTTAACTGGTGTAGAGTTGAGTAGCCAGCAAGCATAA